One region of Candidatus Thorarchaeota archaeon genomic DNA includes:
- a CDS encoding DUF211 domain-containing protein — translation MLPQGIRRLVLDVLKPHTPQLTDLALSLSRIDRISGVNISLREVDQSTESVSITIEGDDIVFDVIRDLLEEAGAVIHSIDQVVAGRLLVEDVTLQPENS, via the coding sequence ATTTTGCCTCAGGGCATCCGCAGACTGGTTCTAGACGTCCTTAAACCACACACACCGCAGCTGACTGATTTGGCGCTGTCACTGTCCCGCATTGACCGGATAAGTGGTGTCAACATTTCTCTGAGAGAAGTAGACCAGAGCACTGAGTCGGTGTCTATTACGATTGAAGGGGATGACATCGTCTTCGATGTGATCAGAGACCTGCTGGAGGAGGCCGGAGCTGTGATTCACTCGATTGACCAAGTGGTCGCAGGGCGGCTTCTGGTGGAGGATGTGACACTGCAGCCTGAGAACAGCTAG